The following proteins come from a genomic window of Miscanthus floridulus cultivar M001 chromosome 2, ASM1932011v1, whole genome shotgun sequence:
- the LOC136540388 gene encoding protein DROOPING LEAF-like isoform X2 gives MDMVSQSEHLCYVRCTYCNTVLAVGVPCKRLMDTVTVKCGHCNNLSYLSPRPSMVQPLSPTDHPLGPFQCQGPCNECRRNQPLPLAPPTSTELSPRMPFVVKPPEKKHRLPSAYNRFMREEIQRIKAAKPDIPHREAFSMAAKNWAKCDPRCSTTTASTATSNSAPEPRVVPTPQVTEARFDLEDRAKEQVIESFDIFKQIERSI, from the exons ATGGATATGGTTTCGCAGTCCGAGCACCTGTGCTACGTCCGCTGCACCTACTGCAACACCGTGCTCGCG GTTGGGGTTCCATGCAAGAGGCTGATGGACACGGTGACTGTCAAGTGCGGCCACTGCAACAACCTCTCCTACCTCAGTCCACGGCCCTCCATGGTGCAGCCGCTCTCGCCGACTGATCACCCCTTGGGGCCATTCCAG TGTCAGGGACCCTGTAATGAGTGCAGGAGGAACCAACCGCTGCCGCTGGCCCCGCCGACATCAACTGAGCTCAGCCCGAGAATGCCCTTCGTTGTCAAGC CCCCGGAGAAGAAACACCGCCTCCCATCTGCTTACAATCGCTTCATGAG GGAGGAGATTCAACGCATCAAAGCTGCGAAGCCAGATATCCCTCACAGGGAGGCCTTCAGCATGGCTGCCAAGAAT TGGGCGAAGTGCGACCCGCGCTGCTCGACGACGACTGCCTCTACTGCCACTTCCAACAGCGCTCCAGAACCTAGAGTAGTGCCCACTCCTCAGGTAACTGAGGCACGCtttgatctggag GATAGGGCCAAGGAGCAAGTCATCGAGAGCTTCGACATCTTCAAGCAGATTGAGCGCAGCATCTAG
- the LOC136540388 gene encoding protein DROOPING LEAF-like isoform X3, giving the protein MDMVSQSEHLCYVRCTYCNTVLALQVGVPCKRLMDTVTVKCGHCNNLSYLSPRPSMVQPLSPTDHPLGPFQCQGPCNECRRNQPLPLAPPTSTELSPRMPFVVKPPEKKHRLPSAYNRFMREEIQRIKAAKPDIPHREAFSMAAKNWAKCDPRCSTTTASTATSNSAPEPRVVPTPQDRAKEQVIESFDIFKQIERSI; this is encoded by the exons ATGGATATGGTTTCGCAGTCCGAGCACCTGTGCTACGTCCGCTGCACCTACTGCAACACCGTGCTCGCG CTGCAGGTTGGGGTTCCATGCAAGAGGCTGATGGACACGGTGACTGTCAAGTGCGGCCACTGCAACAACCTCTCCTACCTCAGTCCACGGCCCTCCATGGTGCAGCCGCTCTCGCCGACTGATCACCCCTTGGGGCCATTCCAG TGTCAGGGACCCTGTAATGAGTGCAGGAGGAACCAACCGCTGCCGCTGGCCCCGCCGACATCAACTGAGCTCAGCCCGAGAATGCCCTTCGTTGTCAAGC CCCCGGAGAAGAAACACCGCCTCCCATCTGCTTACAATCGCTTCATGAG GGAGGAGATTCAACGCATCAAAGCTGCGAAGCCAGATATCCCTCACAGGGAGGCCTTCAGCATGGCTGCCAAGAAT TGGGCGAAGTGCGACCCGCGCTGCTCGACGACGACTGCCTCTACTGCCACTTCCAACAGCGCTCCAGAACCTAGAGTAGTGCCCACTCCTCAG GATAGGGCCAAGGAGCAAGTCATCGAGAGCTTCGACATCTTCAAGCAGATTGAGCGCAGCATCTAG
- the LOC136540388 gene encoding protein DROOPING LEAF-like isoform X1: protein MDMVSQSEHLCYVRCTYCNTVLALQVGVPCKRLMDTVTVKCGHCNNLSYLSPRPSMVQPLSPTDHPLGPFQCQGPCNECRRNQPLPLAPPTSTELSPRMPFVVKPPEKKHRLPSAYNRFMREEIQRIKAAKPDIPHREAFSMAAKNWAKCDPRCSTTTASTATSNSAPEPRVVPTPQVTEARFDLEDRAKEQVIESFDIFKQIERSI, encoded by the exons ATGGATATGGTTTCGCAGTCCGAGCACCTGTGCTACGTCCGCTGCACCTACTGCAACACCGTGCTCGCG CTGCAGGTTGGGGTTCCATGCAAGAGGCTGATGGACACGGTGACTGTCAAGTGCGGCCACTGCAACAACCTCTCCTACCTCAGTCCACGGCCCTCCATGGTGCAGCCGCTCTCGCCGACTGATCACCCCTTGGGGCCATTCCAG TGTCAGGGACCCTGTAATGAGTGCAGGAGGAACCAACCGCTGCCGCTGGCCCCGCCGACATCAACTGAGCTCAGCCCGAGAATGCCCTTCGTTGTCAAGC CCCCGGAGAAGAAACACCGCCTCCCATCTGCTTACAATCGCTTCATGAG GGAGGAGATTCAACGCATCAAAGCTGCGAAGCCAGATATCCCTCACAGGGAGGCCTTCAGCATGGCTGCCAAGAAT TGGGCGAAGTGCGACCCGCGCTGCTCGACGACGACTGCCTCTACTGCCACTTCCAACAGCGCTCCAGAACCTAGAGTAGTGCCCACTCCTCAGGTAACTGAGGCACGCtttgatctggag GATAGGGCCAAGGAGCAAGTCATCGAGAGCTTCGACATCTTCAAGCAGATTGAGCGCAGCATCTAG
- the LOC136540388 gene encoding protein DROOPING LEAF-like isoform X4, translated as MDMVSQSEHLCYVRCTYCNTVLAVGVPCKRLMDTVTVKCGHCNNLSYLSPRPSMVQPLSPTDHPLGPFQCQGPCNECRRNQPLPLAPPTSTELSPRMPFVVKPPEKKHRLPSAYNRFMREEIQRIKAAKPDIPHREAFSMAAKNWAKCDPRCSTTTASTATSNSAPEPRVVPTPQDRAKEQVIESFDIFKQIERSI; from the exons ATGGATATGGTTTCGCAGTCCGAGCACCTGTGCTACGTCCGCTGCACCTACTGCAACACCGTGCTCGCG GTTGGGGTTCCATGCAAGAGGCTGATGGACACGGTGACTGTCAAGTGCGGCCACTGCAACAACCTCTCCTACCTCAGTCCACGGCCCTCCATGGTGCAGCCGCTCTCGCCGACTGATCACCCCTTGGGGCCATTCCAG TGTCAGGGACCCTGTAATGAGTGCAGGAGGAACCAACCGCTGCCGCTGGCCCCGCCGACATCAACTGAGCTCAGCCCGAGAATGCCCTTCGTTGTCAAGC CCCCGGAGAAGAAACACCGCCTCCCATCTGCTTACAATCGCTTCATGAG GGAGGAGATTCAACGCATCAAAGCTGCGAAGCCAGATATCCCTCACAGGGAGGCCTTCAGCATGGCTGCCAAGAAT TGGGCGAAGTGCGACCCGCGCTGCTCGACGACGACTGCCTCTACTGCCACTTCCAACAGCGCTCCAGAACCTAGAGTAGTGCCCACTCCTCAG GATAGGGCCAAGGAGCAAGTCATCGAGAGCTTCGACATCTTCAAGCAGATTGAGCGCAGCATCTAG